CCTGGCACCGTCATCCAGGTAGGCCTCCCACCCCGGAGCGTATTTCCGAAGCGCCAGCCAGGCGGCGGTCTGTCCCAAAAACTGCGGGGCTGTTTCTCCTAGGTGATTTAAACGCCCCGGGACCGGCGGCGGGACAATAGCTTCGCTCCAGGCAGGGATTCTGAGTACCGTGCCGAGCAGACCTGCAATGAGCAGAATGATTTTCCATGACCTTGGATGCATCGTACCTCCCTATCACCGGGAGCCTGCCCGGTGGCGATAACCGCTACCATTATCAGGCTGGTACGCCCATACCGCCCCGAGCCTTTCGGGAAGGAGCGGGCCAGCCCGGTGGCGATCAGGGCTGCCGCTTATCCCAATAGTTCCAGGGCCGCAATGTCGATCTTTTTCATGGTAAACATAGCCTGGAGCATACGGTGTTTAGCGGCCTCGTTTTCGGAGGTCAGCAGGCGGTTCATGGCCTCGTTGGGAAGGATCTGCCATGATACGCCGTAGCAGTCCTTGAGCCAGCCGCATTGCTCCGCTCCGGGGTCCGCGGAGAGGGCGTTCCAGTACCGGTCCAGCTCCTCCTGGCTTGGGGTGTCCGCCACCAGCGAAATCCCCTCGGAAAAAGAAAAACCATGGTCCTGGGCACTGTCCATGGCAATGATCTGGCGATCCAGGATATGGATCTCTCCGTACATCACCGTTCCTGGAATATCCGGTTCCATCCCCTCGGGGTAGCGGGCGATCTCACCCACCGAAGCACCGGGAAAAACCGAGGCATAGTGGTTCATGGCCTGCTCCGCCTTACCGCATTGCTCCCCCACAAAGAGCAGACACGGGGATACCCGCTGTCCCTCAGGGGCCGGAGTAACCGAAACCTG
The DNA window shown above is from Spirochaeta lutea and carries:
- a CDS encoding VOC family protein — its product is MSKLGACIWLDNQAAEEAAEFYTGIFPNSRITAKTYYTEVGREFHGQEPGSVMTVEYQIDGFSFTALNGGASFTPNPSISFFVRCQDAREVDRIWQALTPGGRILMPLDSYPFNERYGWIQDRFGVSYQVSVTPAPEGQRVSPCLLFVGEQCGKAEQAMNHYASVFPGASVGEIARYPEGMEPDIPGTVMYGEIHILDRQIIAMDSAQDHGFSFSEGISLVADTPSQEELDRYWNALSADPGAEQCGWLKDCYGVSWQILPNEAMNRLLTSENEAAKHRMLQAMFTMKKIDIAALELLG